CATTGTGGAAACTGAGTTTTCCTTCACTATGCAGATAGCCCAGTTTGTTACCAGCTACGAGGTGGCATCACTGCTTCTTAGCATAGGAACCATTGCCATTATAATTGAACTTGGCACCCAGGGCTTTGGTTTGCCGGGTATGGTAGGAATAATTTCCTTTCTACTTTATTTTGGAGGTAATGCCATTGCAGGATATAGTGAATGGTGGCCGCTGGTTTTATTCATTGTAGGGCTAATTTTGTTAATTGCAGAAGCTTTTGTGCCAGGGTTTGGTGTACTTGGAATAGGGGGAATTGTATCTGTGATTCTTGCAATTGTATTTTCCGCACCGGATTTGACACAGGGACTTGTTAGTTTAGCCATAGCCATAGTGGTGTCCATTATAGTAGTTCCTATATTATTTTACTTCATTGGAAAGAAAACCAATTTATTTAAAAGAATAATATTATCTGAGGCTGAGACAGTTGAGGAAGGGTATGTAAATGTTTCAGGAAACGAACATTTACTTGGAAAAACCGGAAAAGCGGTAACTACACTAAGACCAGCAGGAACTGCGTTAATTGATGGGAAGAGGGTAGATGTTGTAACTGATGGTGAGTTTATCGCTAATAACACTGAGATTAAAGTAATACAAGTTGAGGGTTCAAGGATTGTTGTAGCAAAAAATGATAAACAATAGATAAATAATTGATAAATAAAAATAGTAAATAGAAAAAATCAAATTAAAACTTAAATTAAAACTTAAAAACTTAGAAAGACAGAAAAAGTGGTTGAAATTCATTCAACCACTTAAATTTTTTAGCTTTGACTCTCTACGAAAACACGCTTTTTCATGTTTTCGTAGATGCATTTGTACATCTTAAACAACTTAGCTGAATTGGGGTTGTCACAATTCATATCCGGATGGTATTTTTGAATTATGCCATTCCAACCAATTCTCAAAATCTCTTCCTGGATTTCGTTAAACCTTGTAATCAGCTTCTTGCTGTGTTGTGATGAATTCATATTACTCCCCCTCTAAAAAAATTGCTTTATGTTAAATTTAATGATTGAACTTATACATTATACCAAAATAATACTTTATAGATTGCAATATTTTCACTGATAATGGTGGTAAGGTGTTTTCTCTATATTTTCTGTATTTAAAGCTGTTTTCTATAATTAAATTATACCATTAAAAAAATTTTATATCAAGGTGTTTACAATTTAGTACTATCTTCTTTTTTTTGATTTTGAATTTAGCTCTTTAAGTTTTTTATCAGCAGAACGCATTAATAAAAAGAATGTAAGCCCTATTAAAGCAACTGCTGATAATAAGTATACAATAGGCTGCCAAGGCATAGCTTTAATCACCTCCACTAATAATTAAAATTCTAGCATAAATCAAATGCAAAATCAAATGTATGAAAATAAAAAAGTTTTTATGAAAATAAAAAAGTTTTTTGGACCGGATGTAAGTGTAAATTAAAAATATAAGTGTATATTAAAATGGAAACTCGGGAAACTAATCTAAAACTACCGGAAATAAAAATAAGATAAAATAATAATATTAAAACTAATTGCAGATACTGTAGTTAAAAAGAACAATTTAATAATGGATTGGCATAGAAAAGGGGAATATTATTGAGGAAGGGGAGCAGACTTTTTGTCTAAAAAAACTACAGTTATACTTGGTGCAGGATTTTCAAAAAATTCCGGGGTGCCAGTACAGACGGAGTTTTCTAATTATTTAGTAGAAAGTTATGCTATTGGTGACTTTGACAAGGCAGTGAGTAAAATAATTAAAAGATATATAAAAAATGTTTTTGGATATTCAAAAGGAAATGCATACCCCCAATTGGATGACATACTAACTTCCATTGATATAGCAATAAATTCAGGGCATAATCTTGGGGCGGGTTATTCTTATACACATTTAGAATTAATTAGAAAAGTTATTGTATATAGGATTATATCAATACTTGAAGGGTTTTATAGATACTCCCGGCATGCTGCTAAATTTGTAAGGGTGCTTTTAAGAGACTACCCTGAAGTAGATTTTGTGGTGTTAAACTGGGATACTGTATTGGAAAAGAATATTTATGAGATGGAAGAGCCTATAGGCATAGATTATGTAAATGGGGGAGAGGAGATTAAAGGCCTTGGCAATTCACTTAAAATAAGCAAGGTGGTAAAAGTATTAAAAGTACATGGTTCCTGTAACTGGATGTACTGCAATAATTGCAGGGTACTTATAAATGATTTAAAAAGCAGCATTTCCCCCCTTAAAAGAACAGGCTTTACCAGGATGGATATATTGCTTCTAAAGGATTTAGAGGGGGTAGATATAAATTATGACAATATAGAAAATAAAAAATGTTTCAGATGCGGAAATGTTTTGTCATCTCATATAGCTACTCAAAGCTACAGAAATTCTTTTAAAGTTAATTCTTTTTCTAATATTTGGGCTGAAGCAGAAAAATCCCTTTCACTTTCAGATAAGTGGATTTTTGTAGGCTATTCATTGCCCCAGAATGACTATGAATTTAAACACCTTTTAAAAATAGCAGAGTTAAAACTTTCTCATAAAAAGAAGACAAAACTTAATATTGACGTGGTTTTACTAAATAGCGATTCGACGGCGGTAAGATATAAAAGTTTTTTTGGAGATAAAATCAATATGGTTTGCAATGAGGGAATTGAAGAATATTTAAATTACCTTTAAGTTTTTATTACTTTAGAATTATTGAATTTTTGGATAAGATTATTGAGTTTTAGGATTTTAAATGATATAATTATAAAAAATGCAATTACAACTTTTGGCTAAAAGGTAGATGGGGTGAATTTATGATAGTAGAAGAGGCGTCAATAAATTATGGAGGATTGGCAGCACTTTTTTTATTTCTTTTATTAATAGCAGGGATATTTGTTTTTGTCAGGCACTATAAAAATAATTTAGACGAAATGGGCAAAAAAAAAGTTAAAAAAATAATAAAAATAACAGTAGTTGCTTTTGCCATTATTTTAATAGCAATTTCAGTTAGAA
The genomic region above belongs to Acetivibrio saccincola and contains:
- a CDS encoding J domain-containing protein — protein: MNSSQHSKKLITRFNEIQEEILRIGWNGIIQKYHPDMNCDNPNSAKLFKMYKCIYENMKKRVFVESQS
- a CDS encoding NfeD family protein; translation: MINIRRIMAIIFIVAGLVLPFASSVSLATSGDYIHVIPVKDEITPAMAVFLSNEIQRANNLGAKGILVEITTLGGRVDSALKMKEAIMNSDIEVVVYVEKRAVSAGALIAISADKIFMAPGSQIGAAEPRPNDEKTVSFVKAEFGATAEARGRRTDVAEAMVDKNIEIEGLVEKGEILSMKASQAKEFGYADAILDSREDVLKEMGWDGLDIVETEFSFTMQIAQFVTSYEVASLLLSIGTIAIIIELGTQGFGLPGMVGIISFLLYFGGNAIAGYSEWWPLVLFIVGLILLIAEAFVPGFGVLGIGGIVSVILAIVFSAPDLTQGLVSLAIAIVVSIIVVPILFYFIGKKTNLFKRIILSEAETVEEGYVNVSGNEHLLGKTGKAVTTLRPAGTALIDGKRVDVVTDGEFIANNTEIKVIQVEGSRIVVAKNDKQ